The DNA region CCCTTCCCCGGAACCGCGGGCTTCGCCGGCTGGATCGACGGCGCGCTCGTGCGTGACGTCCTCGGGCGCGTTCCACTGTTCGTCGAGGAACCAGTCCTCGAGGGAGACGTCTCGTTGGCCCCCGACCGGGTGGCGTTTTCGCCCATTCCCCTGGCGGAGCCAGCGCTCGTTCCCGCGGGCTCCCGCCTGGGACCGGCGGGGCTCGAACAGGTCTGGTCCATTCCCGAAATCGACGTCTTGGAACCGGAAGCCAGCGGAGGCGACGATGCCACCGCCATCGACGCCGTCGACGATGCCATCACCACCGCTATCGACGCCGTCGACGTACAGAACGTCGCCGTCGCCTTCTCCGGCGGGGTCGACTCGGCGCTCGTCGCCGAGTTGCTCGACGCGCCACTTTACGTCGTCGGCTTCCAGGGCTGTCACGACGTCGAAGCCGCCCGTACGGCTGCCGAGGCGATGGGACGAGACCTGACCGTCGTCTCCCTCGAGCCGAGCGACCTCGAACGCGCGACTCCCGCGGTCGCCCGCGCTATCGGGCGAACGAACGCCATGGACGTTCAGATCGCCCTGCCATTGTACCTCGTGGCCGAACGAATCGCCGCGGACGGCTTCGACGCGATGGCCGTCGGCCAGGGGGCCGACGAACTCTTCGGCGGCTACGAGAAGGTCGTCCACCTCGATCACCGGGTCGAGTCCGAGACGGTCCGCGGTGCGGTTCAAGAACAGATCGAGACGCTCTCGGAACAGCTACCGCGGGACGTCCTGGCCGTCGAAGCCGCCGGCGTCGAACCCGTCGCGCCGCTGCTCCACGACGCCGTCGTCGAGGCGGCGCTTGCGCTCCCCCCGCACTTGCTCGCCGACGAGGACGAACGAAAGCGCGCGCTTCGGGCGGTCGCGAGCCGATACCTGCCCGACTCCGTTGCCCGTCGAGAGAAGAAAGCCGTCCAGTACGGCAGCCTCGTCGCTCGCGAACTCGACCGTCTCGCTCGTCAGGCCGGCTACAAGCGACGGATGGACGACCACGTCACGACGTACGTGGAGTCGCTGTGCTCGAGCGATAACTGATCGATAGAATGGCCGCGCAGAACGGGCGGTCGACGACTCGAGGTGCGGGCTCAGGTCCAGTCTCCGAGACAGCGCGAGGAACAGAAGTGCAGGTCGACCGTCTCCGATGGCTCGCTCTCGAGGTGCGTCTTGAGCGTGTACGCGACCGAGTCGTTCGTGGCACAGTTATCGCATTCCATACGAGGTATATCGAGACCCCCTACCCTTACTATGGGGTCGTTAACGCCCCTCGAGCGGCGGAAATCCCTCGTTTCAGGAGAGTCAAGGCGGGCCTGAAGGGGACGCGATTTGCGCGAGTGCTCGAGGAACATTCGGACTCGAACGCGAGCACGCCGGGGACAATAACTCGTCCGGCCCCCGGCGTATCGAAACCCTTACTCCCCAATGCCCGTAGTGGTCGCATATGACCGAGGACGCCGTCACCCCCGAGGCTGTCCGCCACGTCGCGGCGCTGGCCCGGGTCGATCTCGAGGACGATGAGGTCGACCAGTTCACCGAGCAGTTCGCCGACATCCTGGCCGCCTTCGAGACGCTCGATTCGGTTCCGGACGTCGACACCGACGCCGACCTGACGAACGTCATGCGCGCCGACGAGGTCCGGGAGAGCCTCGAGACGGACGCGGCGCTCCGGAACGCGCCGGACAGCGAAGACGACTACTTCA from Natronosalvus rutilus includes:
- a CDS encoding asparagine synthase C-terminal domain-containing protein; this encodes MTDFDSRGDTEGRPLRGASSTLVRDALETCDPFPGTAGFAGWIDGALVRDVLGRVPLFVEEPVLEGDVSLAPDRVAFSPIPLAEPALVPAGSRLGPAGLEQVWSIPEIDVLEPEASGGDDATAIDAVDDAITTAIDAVDVQNVAVAFSGGVDSALVAELLDAPLYVVGFQGCHDVEAARTAAEAMGRDLTVVSLEPSDLERATPAVARAIGRTNAMDVQIALPLYLVAERIAADGFDAMAVGQGADELFGGYEKVVHLDHRVESETVRGAVQEQIETLSEQLPRDVLAVEAAGVEPVAPLLHDAVVEAALALPPHLLADEDERKRALRAVASRYLPDSVARREKKAVQYGSLVARELDRLARQAGYKRRMDDHVTTYVESLCSSDN
- the gatC gene encoding Asp-tRNA(Asn)/Glu-tRNA(Gln) amidotransferase subunit GatC: MTEDAVTPEAVRHVAALARVDLEDDEVDQFTEQFADILAAFETLDSVPDVDTDADLTNVMRADEVRESLETDAALRNAPDSEDDYFKGPNVS